The genomic stretch cggactgagatagtagtttttttctaggaagcatgaacctgctcagcttcaaacacaattaatgggtaaaacgatttctcaggttttggtacacaaatatcttggtgtctggttcgactctaaaggcacctggggttgtcacgttaggtatgtgatgaaaaaatgtcaacaaagggtgaattttcttcgtacaataaccggacaatggtggggagcccacccaggagaccttataaggctttaccaaacaacgatattgtctgtcattgagtacgggtgtttctgcttccgctccgcagcaaacacacatttgatcaaactggagcgaatacaatatcgttgtttgcctatcgccttgggttgcatgcagtcgacccatacgatgagtttggaggtcttagctggagtactaccattgaaaaaccgcttctggagcctgtcttctcgcattcttatcaaatgtgaggtcttgaaccgtcctgtgattgaaaattttgaaaggttaatcgaacttaattctcaaacccgttttatgacattgtatttcaatcacatgtcccataatattaacccttcttcgaatatttcaaatcgtgttgacttatcaaatacttctgattctactgtgtttttcgatacatccatgatagaagaaactcgtggaatcccggatcatttacgcgtgcagcagatccccaaaaatttttccaataaatatcgaaacatcaactgcgacaatatgttctacactgacggatcacttcttgatgggtccactggcttcggtattttcaataacaatttaaccgtctcccataagcttgataatcctgcttctgtttacgtcgcagaattggctgcaattcagaacaccctagggattatcgaataaatgcccacggaccattatttcatctttacggacagtctcagttccattgaggctctctgatcgatgaaagatgttaagcactctccgtatttcctggggaaaatacgggaacatctgagtgctttatccgaaaaatcgtatcagattacttcagcgtgggtcccttctaactgctcgataccgggcaatgagaaagcggactctttggctaaggtgggcgcaacaaacggtggaatttatgaaagaccaattgcttttaatgaatttttcacatttgtacgtcagaatacgatcatcagttggcaaaatgcttggaccagaggggaactgggaaggtggttacattccataatccccaaggtgtcgacgaacccgtggttcaaggggttggatgtaggtcgggatttcatttgcgtgatgtcccggcttatgtccaatcactatagatttgacgcgcatctccgtcgagttgggctcggggaaagtggtatctgtgcctgtggtgagggttatcacgacatagagcatgtggtttggtcatgccctgtacaccgtgacgccaggtctaaattaatagcttccctgcaggccgaaagtaggcagccggctgttcctgttcgtgatgtcttggcgagccgtgacctatcctacatgtcccttatatacgttttcctgaaatccatccacgccccagtttagtcctacccccttccgcctgcatccagcctaaggtcaagaacacgttaagaccccggatccggaaacagcaatcaggcccgagggagacaacccaatatgccagtccgctagggggtgacacccgtgagaaaaattttcatacgtatcgccctcaaaaaaaaaaaagattagagTAGATTTACTTATCTTTCAAATCGGGTAAATAAAATCCgcgctattgcaaaaaaatcccGTTTGAAAAtacgtatcaaaaaaaaaaaaaaccgcgtaagaaAGAGTGTGTATAATCCcaaccattttttaaaaaatgggtagattcagtgcaattgaaaacgaacgaaaatgatttcactgcaacctggtgggggtgacacccagggggagaaggggtgacacccaaatttcccgccccgggtgtcacccggtcacgctacgccactgcttGTAGGTACCTATGAAAAAAGCCGTGCTTCTGAATGAACTGATTGATCGAGGCAATCGTGTTTTCCCAAGCAGCAAGCGACGCCCACACAAGTACGTCCAAGATaccattataaaaaaatatggctGAGCCTACACCTCTAACGCTTGAAGAAAAACAATGTCTAAATCAATGGGTTCAGCTTTTTAATTTATCCTGCCCAATAAAAAAGCCCAGCAGGGATTTTTCCGATGGAGGTACATGTCAATTCCTTTCGTTGTAAGTCATACTGTTATTCGCTATAATAGTTCCGTTTTGTTACAGTCCTTGTGGCAGAGATACTTTATCAACTGTTTCCACGTTTGGTCGATTTGCATAACTATACAAAAGGATTCGCTCTCACTCGGAAGATGGATAATTGGGAGACACTTAATAGGAAAGTTTTCAAGAAAATCGGTATATATTTGAGTCCTTTGATGGTTCGCTCGGTTGCCCAAGGAGAAGACGGTGCCGCAGAAGCCATATTGTTCGAAATCATGATGAAAGCTTCAGTGCACGGTGATATTAATCCACAATAATTTGCATTTCGCATGCAGTGTTTTATTTTACGAGTAAACTTTATTTTTGAATACAAGCTTCCTTATATTTCATATGACTTCGGGTTCTAGACGACAGGACATATTTTTTGGGTTCCTTTGATTTTTGTATAGCTGACACCCTGAAAAGTGCCGACAGGATTTTATAGCTAACAAAAAGTATTAGAACTATTGTAAACGTAAAAAATGCTATCACGTCTAGCATATGGTACTGGATCCAGTTAAGATCCACAGACACTGACTTCAAATGTTTGGCTCCTTTGTGTCGTATCACGTATTCAATCCAGTGCATGGCTTCTTCCATTGGTGGCACCAGATTGTCGCGAAATAGTTCAGATGCTTTTTTCGCCAGTTTTTTATAGGAAGGATCAGTCAGTAACTCATTGATTCTCGACCCCAACGTGATTACATTAACATCTGCAAAGTTCAATGACAGAGCATATCCGGAGCGCTCCGCTTTTAGTGTATTCTGGTGCTGATCGCCGAAGAATGGAATGAGCAGCATCGGAACTCCACGGTAGATGGCCTCCTGGGTACCAAACATTCCACCGTGAGTAATGAAGAGAACCACATTTGGGTGGGCTAAGATATCACTTTGAGGTAACCAATTTCTCACCATGACATTTTTCGGAACATTGGTCATTGTTTCATCTTCGAACTTCCACAGCACTTTATGCTTGATATTCCGAAAGACCTCAAAAAATGCCTTCAGTTTATCTTTTGGCATATCGGTGCTCTTGACGTAAGACCCAAGGCTAAAAAATATTGCACCCTCGGTAGCACTGTTTAGAAATCGTTGAATGTCTTTCGGTAATGCCTTCACCTGTTTAATGTGAGCTCCGGCCACATTCACCAATCCCGTTATCGAAGGTCTAGGTGGTGTTGTAGAGATATGACTATTTATCAGCATTACCGAGATAGACCTTTCCAGCTCCTCCACCGATGGAAACGATTCAGGGCCTGCAGAAGTACAAACAACGCAATTTTATAACATTTGTACCTACTATTGTTTCGGGAGCATCTTATTCTATAGAATTCAGAACTCACCTTCAATTGTAGAAAAGTATTTCTTCGCCAATTTGTCCTGTCGAGGTAAATAGTAGTATTTCCTTATCAGAGCATCAGTTGCTGATATCAGAAAATTGTAGCAGCGCTGGCTGAAGCTCATATCATCCATGTACGTCAATATTGGATGCGGAACAAAGGACCACGGGGTCAGCAGCCCCATTGCGCGATCCATAAAATCCGAATAGCCCAATGTTCCTACAAAAAGTAAACCGTCATTAGTTGTTGGCAAAATCGGTCCGTTCACAGGCAGCCTAGCAACAAACCTATCGTTACTATCGGTGCCCGGTACTTATGGGCGAACATCAAGAAAGCCTCCTGATAAAACTGTTCCGATATAACCAGATCGAAGCTGCTATCGTCCTGCTCAATAAAATGTTGAACGTTAGGGTCTCGCAGTGCGTATTTTGTTGTGGAAATCCCCACGTGCCAGTATAAAAACAAATTGGACAGATCACCGCTGTACTTTGCCTCGAATATATCCGATACGGGAACTACAAGCATAAATTGTTATCGAATGTTGTTTCACGTCTTGTCAAAGGATACTCACAGTAGTATGGCATATCGAAAGGAGGATCTATCACTACTTCGGTATAGTTGGGATGTGGCTCGGTCGCAGCAAAGTTGGTAATCGCTGTGACTTGGTGGCCTCGATCCAGTAGCTCTACGACAAAGTGATGCAGCCAAAACCAATGACTCGACGCCGGAAAGGGAACGAGTACAAGTATTTTCGAGCAATTCGCCACCATACCGAAGACGGTTAGTGTTATCAGTATATATTTCAAGAATGTGGAATGCTGTggtagaaagtaaaaaaaatggattGACTATTAAAAAAGATAAACTAAGTTGTAAAGGCAGTTAAATGCTCTGTTTGTTAAAACTTTTAGAGTGCTCTACGCGAAGAAAACCCACTTTAATGTTACAGATTTTGATATACATTGGGACTAGTATTAAAATTCGGCACTTGTCAATTACTCTATAATTTTCATTCTATCACGACAGTTGTACAGCAGCCAGAGAGCAACTTTTTGATCTGTTGTAGAATGCTCCGATGCACGGCTTCACGATACGAAGTGTtaactcacaaaaaaaaaacacagtgcACAGGCAAGTATTCGTTCGAACGTAAACAAAATTTCTAAATTTAAGTGAGAACATTTAACCCATCCTAAATTTAGGACCGTGCGGAATGAAACTTGGCACTGACACTAGCTTGACCCATTTCCGTCATATCCACTAGATAGAATGTCCATCTCACTGTCAATGTCATAAGAATGTGCGAAGCGACTAGCAAAAACACGTTTTCTCGTAATGGAAGAAATAATTAACATCTCAACTATTCCCGAAGAATTCACTTTATAAATATATTATATTTGTCGTGTAGTTCTCATAGGTACCAACCATTTTCTTGTTCTTGATAACACATTCGAAATCAATTATTCCGACGAATCAATGATTGTTGTTTTTCCTCCGAATGATGTTATATAACGATATCGAGTTTCAACGGATTGCTTCAGCAGCGCCAAGTCTTTTTTTACCCGTTTGATCCGTACACTTCAGTGTCTCGCGCTGTACTGGTAAAACTGTGAGATACACTAAGCACAAGGCGGTTCGAAGTGTTTTTGGTTCGTTCCGCAGCGGACAACAGCGAGCGTTTTTCGCGTACAATAACTCATTTCAGGAATACCGGCCGGCCGGCTGGCAGACACCGAACCAGAGTACGGTTTGCGTCCACTCAACAGCCGTGCGTTTCCATCAGAACTTATTCAACCGTTGTACAGCACTGGCACATTTTATGACGCTCAAAGTAAGTACATAAAGTAAACTTGCTTTTGGAAAACAACACCGTTAGCTCGTAAACATAGATCTTCGAAGCAATGTAAAGGGTTGACAAGGTTTTTGGAACATCGAGAAATCagaaattgaatttgaaatttgaaatctATTCGTTTTTTTAGGAATCCCAAACGTTTTCTGGACACATTTGTTCTATTTTCTAACTATCTTTTCTCAATGATAGTGCTTAACTGTTAGTACCGGTTTCTTATTATTGTAAAAATCAGCAGATAAATGCATAttttataaaatattatatttaCACTGGGGTCTGTTTTTGCACGAGTTtcttttatgcggtttttttatacgtggCTTTATTACGCGAATTTTTACattaacgcggattatttttacgcattttttttaataacgcggattattttttatgcaatttggaagattatttttacgcggaattaaataaaattagtgtaagtaaatctaataaagtaaaaaatcaatcgtatggttcatgacaataagatttTCTGTTTTATCACTCTACATAATGCATAATTTTGATATATTTGCTGTTCTTTTGTAATAATAGGCTATTTCCGTTCCGAAAAAGGAACtaaaatacattaataattgtaaGACGATACGaatcagggtcgttgcgataaACTTCCGATTAAGGAACAAAAGCTTTAAAATATGgcaaaatcattataaaaaagttattatcttggttttcaatgaattttcatttttaagcaccataaactcattttgtgtgttttgttaccattttcatatcatttttcaagtttatatacgtgctattatttttattcggatctttttattgaatggagttttattctacgcgattttttcaaattactcgtttttttttgtacgcagatttttcaacgcggtacacccaaccgcgtaaaaaaggccCCAGTGTATAAGATTTATATTTCATAACCAAGAAGTAGGAGTGTTCATTTTATGGAGGGACTTGAAATTTGTCCACTCCTTACATGCCCGATCGGCTCAGATACCCATAATTTGAAACCCTTGTGACTTTAGCAATTTCTATCCAatttcgatagttttagcaccaGAAGATTTAGCAACTTAGCTGAAAGTTGTTAGCAGTGTCTTGTAAGATTTTTCCCATTTTCGAAGATCCGGTTTTCAGAGATAAAATCCGATTTCATCCCgctaatttttttctctctatgtaatatgtaattttttctatctttgtaATAGAGTGCCAGTCGAGCACGGAGAAAAACTCAGCGATACTTTGGAGGTCGGTAAACTATTCCGAAgacatcctccaaataatgccgaatcgacACATGAAGTACGTTTTCCGATTTTCTCTGTGATGCTCTGTTGCtaatacgttctcaatgtgtTTACCCGACTACTAGCGCGGGTTAGTATCgcgaacaaacagcaacagaaaAATAACCTCGGAAAATCGTACAATTTCAGTGTTGGTACGATTTGCTCTATCAATTCTCAAGCTGTGCAGATATTGGGTTGGAGAAAAAGAAATGTCGCATTTCTGATCAAAATTTGACGCTTTATTTAAAATACTTAGAATTATCCGATTTATGTCAAATATGCGCTGTTTTGTTCGCAAACTTGTTGCCATTTAGAAGGCAACTTCATTATTCACTCTTTATAAAATCCCCCCtcattatttgcaaaaaaactcaGACAGTCAGTTTTCGCAAGCCACTTTTGAGGCCAACTTAGTATCACCAAGAGCGTTTTGCATGGACCGGAAGAGATGGTAATCACTCGGTGCCAGGTCCGGACTATACGGTGGATGCGATAGGACATCCCATCCGACTTCCATAGCTTCTGGCGGGTCATCAAAGATgtgtgaggccgagcgttgtcctgGTGAAAAACAACACCATTCCTATTGACCAATCTGGCCACTTATGGTCAATCGCCTGCTTCAAACTATCGAGCTGTTCATAATAGAGAACCGAATTGAGGGTCTGGCCATAGTTGAGCAGCTAATAGTGGATGATTCCTTTCCAATCCCACCAAGCACACAGCAAAACCTTCCAATCCGGGGGCTTGGCGATGGTTTGGGCCGATTCACTGCACTTCGACCACGATTTTTTTCGCTTGAGGTTGTCGTACGTGATCCACTTTTCATCACCAGTCACCATCCGCTTCAAAAATGGGTCGAGCTCGTTCCGATTCAGCAGTGCATCGCAGGCGTTGATTCGGACTAAGAGGTTTTCTGCGCCAACTCGCGTGGCACCCAAACATCCAGCTTTTTTTGGAATCCAATCTTCTGCAAATGGTTCCAAAAAATTTCATGGTCTATACCCAGTTCCTGGCCGGTCGAGCGAATGCTCACATGCCGGTCTACTTGGATATTTTCCACGATTTTATCGGTTTATATGACGATTTTGACCTCTCAGGTAGTAAAAATGTAAAACATGACGAATTTCTTGCTTGGTGGACTCTATCTTTGGCGCGCTATAACTTGAGACTGAAACGTACGATCACAACACTGTCGAAACGTCACTTGTAGCATAGATTGTCTAAATAGCCGTATAGTATGACCCGGCACGATGAGTATAACATAAGATATGTTTAAGTGTTGCCATCTATTGACAAAATACGGCATTCCTTTTTCCCATACCaatatttgtgttttgtttgtatGGACCTCCCTCTTCCAGAGAAGAAAGGGGTTTACACACATCGAACATACGATAATTAGCTTGTTAGACCAGAATCTCACTTCGTGACGCATTAGATAGTTGCGGGGCGAGTGATATATGAtatttgaaaattcaatttaatgTTACAAGTGGGGAtctaaaatattgttttcttgACGTTACATAATCAatggaaaaaaaacaatatcgcacgcttaagccctggggctaatagcggtctcgatcaactagattagttgaaagaattcgttatcgatattgtttttggcacattttgcatgtgtaggataagtacaacgatacatcgtgccccagtgctgagtcaagaaaatttccagcgcgaaaagatcctcgactcgatcgggaatcgaacccgatatcacaatcgtgtgggagagctagccgaccgacatcgctaaccacagaaccacggggaccacacataATCAATGGATGCTGCCTGAATATGTTGATAAGCATAATCGAGGATTATGGAATTCCTCAAAAGACGATTATTACTCATGCTGATAAGACGTTTTAAAATTGACGATGTTTACTCTTAGTGTTAcacggtgtcaaaatttcgattattatcgagTTTTCATGTACCCAGAGCCGTAggtactccgttttgcgtggggggcagagaattttttttttaattaaacgtTTTTTTTGGAGGGAAAGCCGTTTAAAAccattatgtgctcgacaaaaaagtacctttacgcgtccaacggagtacccgggtactcacaaattaaaattcttataagTTTTGCAGTTTTCCCCCTATGTCGATAGTTTTTGCCCCAAAAGATTCAGAAGGTCAtctatatattttcaaataagcgttagtggtgtcccttaagaattttcttatttccGAAAATCTGGTTTAATCTGGTTAATCTGGCCGGgtataaaaaagcaaagccttggtgctacattccgattcggaatatgaccttctgtttatttatacacagacttcgcagcggACTGTTTagggtacaggacaattgcggggctagcgctacgatcctactgacactaacagtctctcccgagccgagactcgaacctacgacaactggcttgttaggccagcatcgtacctcgagaccatctgggagaggtTTGCCGGGTatatatttcgaaaaaaaaaaacaagctgcGAATGTGCGTATCGTTGAAAAAAAGCAGGGATGAAAACTTTATAATTTCTGCCTTACAGTGACGAACCCGCTATTCGACCAATTCAATATTCATTAAATAAATGATCAAACCAGCAAGAGAAGCAATGTAAGGACGAGTGATGGAATACAACGATTCAATGACACtaaacaaaaactaaaaacagaagagagttctaaaaagttataatctgaAACAATAAATGCATTGAAGAAATTACAGCGTTAGAAACCCATCTTTGAGGGTCGCCTTATTCGAAATCGATGATACTGAGAGATTCTATTCGCGAAGAaagaatggagcgattcaaccgttAGCCCAAGTTCTAAATTTGACGATTCGCATTGTTTGATCAATGTTTATGTCCGGTTTTATTTTGGACCGAACTGTAAAATAGTTGTCCGGGCTAGGTAACggactgggttatgcttccgaggTGTGAAAAAGTCCggccaaaataaattgaactgaacataaacatgaatcacaagaagcaCACTGCAGGAAGTTTAGATACTGtctgaatattgaatatttgaaaaaactagtcttgtgtgtcattttttgcccacgatttgttcaatccaagaaatcaaaaagtgGACAGTGAAAACTTATGGAAAAATTGGTCAAGTTTTGcagcaaaacttgttttgcattgttCTTATATAATCAAACATATAAAACTGTGATTGGTTCTCTCGTTAatgaccatttaaaaaaactgacattttcactcccagACGCTGGTCCGGACATCCGAAACGGAAGTATGCGGATCGTCAGTTTCAACTTCGCCGCGAATCAAGCGggctcaccaaaagattgagtaatttaacctttttgtcatATGAGTTCAACCGTTTTGATTGTTCGGATTTAAACATGGTTCTTTTGAGATTTAATGAACTACTACCGGGgactattcaataatgcttattgGTCATACTAcagatttttcatttgtttttttttacctagtatcaatcaaatatatgagaaaattgcgtggtggggcaatgaaaacgcgtgggggggctaagccccccctagccccccggtAGTTACGGGGCTGCAtgtacctctgattttttttcgcaaaaatgttgctaactggataagaatcaaggatcgggaagttaaaaaatatttcatcggcgattttGTGAAAAACTTGGATTTCCCTCTAACTTCACTAATGTCAGTCATATTAACATAGTCAGCAACCAGTGCAATTGAGGGTAGTGCAGtgtaatttaatttcaaaaatttaacaattaagtcagtaattttaccacagacaaacagacgtaccactccatacaaaattctaaaaaaatgtggttccgattattttgtgcgacacgtactggacatattccgcaaataATAAACTTTCAGCCATTCtgctgtttctggcagcacggcacgcGACTGTCTACAGAGTTCAAAGGTAAAAGGGCTGATGTGcaccaccgctgcggcgggaatattccgcgtaattgcaactcatttgaattgaccgttattttgatccatgaatataaatttcaaggtacctctgtttgtctgtgatttaaCCATAGGAAATCACAGCAAGCAATGCATTTGACGATAAAGCAAAGTCACtttatttcgaaaattttacGAATAAACCATGAACCAGACCACGAGAAATTAAGAAATTATGTTTGCGCCTTG from Wyeomyia smithii strain HCP4-BCI-WySm-NY-G18 chromosome 3, ASM2978416v1, whole genome shotgun sequence encodes the following:
- the LOC129732081 gene encoding UDP-glycosyltransferase UGT5-like isoform X2, which produces MHSTFLKYILITLTVFGMVANCSKILVLVPFPASSHWFWLHHFVVELLDRGHQVTAITNFAATEPHPNYTEVVIDPPFDMPYYFPVSDIFEAKYSGDLSNLFLYWHVGISTTKYALRDPNVQHFIEQDDSSFDLVISEQFYQEAFLMFAHKYRAPIVTIGTLGYSDFMDRAMGLLTPWSFVPHPILTYMDDMSFSQRCYNFLISATDALIRKYYYLPRQDKLAKKYFSTIEGPESFPSVEELERSISVMLINSHISTTPPRPSITGLVNVAGAHIKQVKALPKDIQRFLNSATEGAIFFSLGSYVKSTDMPKDKLKAFFEVFRNIKHKVLWKFEDETMTNVPKNVMVRNWLPQSDILAHPNVVLFITHGGMFGTQEAIYRGVPMLLIPFFGDQHQNTLKAERSGYALSLNFADVNVITLGSRINELLTDPSYKKLAKKASELFRDNLVPPMEEAMHWIEYVIRHKGAKHLKSVSVDLNWIQYHMLDVIAFFTFTIVLILFVSYKILSALFRVSAIQKSKEPKKYVLSSRTRSHMKYKEACIQK
- the LOC129732081 gene encoding UDP-glycosyltransferase UGT5-like isoform X3, giving the protein MVANCSKILVLVPFPASSHWFWLHHFVVELLDRGHQVTAITNFAATEPHPNYTEVVIDPPFDMPYYFPVSDIFEAKYSGDLSNLFLYWHVGISTTKYALRDPNVQHFIEQDDSSFDLVISEQFYQEAFLMFAHKYRAPIVTIGTLGYSDFMDRAMGLLTPWSFVPHPILTYMDDMSFSQRCYNFLISATDALIRKYYYLPRQDKLAKKYFSTIEGPESFPSVEELERSISVMLINSHISTTPPRPSITGLVNVAGAHIKQVKALPKDIQRFLNSATEGAIFFSLGSYVKSTDMPKDKLKAFFEVFRNIKHKVLWKFEDETMTNVPKNVMVRNWLPQSDILAHPNVVLFITHGGMFGTQEAIYRGVPMLLIPFFGDQHQNTLKAERSGYALSLNFADVNVITLGSRINELLTDPSYKKLAKKASELFRDNLVPPMEEAMHWIEYVIRHKGAKHLKSVSVDLNWIQYHMLDVIAFFTFTIVLILFVSYKILSALFRVSAIQKSKEPKKYVLSSRTRSHMKYKEACIQK
- the LOC129732081 gene encoding UDP-glycosyltransferase UGT5-like isoform X1, whose amino-acid sequence is MYIKICNIKHSTFLKYILITLTVFGMVANCSKILVLVPFPASSHWFWLHHFVVELLDRGHQVTAITNFAATEPHPNYTEVVIDPPFDMPYYFPVSDIFEAKYSGDLSNLFLYWHVGISTTKYALRDPNVQHFIEQDDSSFDLVISEQFYQEAFLMFAHKYRAPIVTIGTLGYSDFMDRAMGLLTPWSFVPHPILTYMDDMSFSQRCYNFLISATDALIRKYYYLPRQDKLAKKYFSTIEGPESFPSVEELERSISVMLINSHISTTPPRPSITGLVNVAGAHIKQVKALPKDIQRFLNSATEGAIFFSLGSYVKSTDMPKDKLKAFFEVFRNIKHKVLWKFEDETMTNVPKNVMVRNWLPQSDILAHPNVVLFITHGGMFGTQEAIYRGVPMLLIPFFGDQHQNTLKAERSGYALSLNFADVNVITLGSRINELLTDPSYKKLAKKASELFRDNLVPPMEEAMHWIEYVIRHKGAKHLKSVSVDLNWIQYHMLDVIAFFTFTIVLILFVSYKILSALFRVSAIQKSKEPKKYVLSSRTRSHMKYKEACIQK